One genomic region from Alteromonas pelagimontana encodes:
- the fliM gene encoding flagellar motor switch protein FliM yields the protein MSDLLSQDEIDALLHGVDDVDEEDVSDSASDASALEYDFSSQDRIVRGRMPTLEIVNERFARHLRVSLFNMMRRAAEVSINGIQMIKFGEYIHTLFVPTSLNMVRFRPLKGTGLITMEARLVFILVDNFFGGDGRYHAKIEGREFTPTERRIIQMLLKIIFEDYKEAWAPVMDVSFEYLDSEVNPAMANIVSPTEVVVISSFHIELDGGGGDFHVSLPYSMLEPIRELLDAGVQSDKEDTDLRWSKALRDEIMDVKVELSTHMLDVNISLRKIMDLKAGDIIPVEMPEHITVLIEDLPTFRAKLGRSRDNLALKITDKIARPTSVKSELQLLTRGGRVIDNDAELQILEEDL from the coding sequence GTGAGCGACTTATTATCCCAAGACGAAATTGATGCGCTCTTGCATGGGGTGGATGACGTCGATGAAGAAGATGTCAGCGATTCTGCCTCTGATGCTTCTGCGCTGGAATATGACTTTTCTTCTCAGGACAGAATTGTCCGTGGGCGCATGCCAACGCTGGAGATTGTAAACGAAAGATTCGCCCGGCATTTGCGGGTAAGTTTGTTCAATATGATGCGCCGTGCTGCAGAAGTATCAATAAACGGCATTCAGATGATAAAGTTTGGCGAGTACATCCATACCCTGTTTGTACCTACGAGCCTGAATATGGTGCGTTTTCGTCCGTTGAAAGGTACCGGATTAATTACCATGGAAGCGCGATTGGTGTTTATTCTGGTAGATAACTTTTTTGGCGGTGATGGGCGTTACCATGCCAAGATTGAAGGCCGGGAATTTACGCCTACTGAACGTCGTATTATTCAAATGTTGCTAAAGATAATATTTGAAGATTACAAAGAAGCCTGGGCGCCGGTCATGGATGTATCGTTTGAGTATCTGGATTCAGAAGTGAACCCTGCTATGGCGAATATTGTCAGTCCGACGGAAGTGGTGGTGATCAGTTCTTTTCATATTGAATTGGACGGCGGCGGTGGCGATTTTCACGTTTCGCTTCCATACTCGATGCTGGAACCTATCCGCGAATTGCTGGATGCGGGTGTTCAGAGCGACAAGGAAGATACTGACTTACGCTGGAGCAAAGCGCTACGTGATGAAATCATGGACGTTAAAGTTGAACTTAGCACCCATATGTTAGACGTAAATATATCATTGCGTAAAATTATGGACTTAAAAGCGGGCGACATTATTCCGGTAGAAATGCCCGAACACATTACAGTGCTTATCGAAGACTTACCTACATTCCGGGCGAAATTAGGACGCTCGCGTGATAATTTGGCATTAAAGATAACCGACAAAATAGCAAGACCTACCTCCGTAAAATCGGAGTTACAGTTATTAACCCGTGGCGGGCGTGTTATCGATAACGACGCGGAGCTACAAATACTTGAAGAAGATTTGTAA
- the fliN gene encoding flagellar motor switch protein FliN translates to MSEEDGMDDWAAAMAEQADSDEKAGGEGVQVAELDELSDDAPITQEEKKKLDTILDIPVTISMEVGRSRISIRNLLQLNQGSVVELDRVAGEPLDVLVNGTLIAHGEVVVVNDKFGIRLTDVISQIERIKKLR, encoded by the coding sequence ATGAGTGAAGAAGACGGTATGGATGATTGGGCTGCAGCCATGGCCGAACAGGCAGATTCCGATGAAAAGGCTGGCGGCGAAGGCGTTCAGGTTGCAGAGCTGGACGAGCTCTCCGATGACGCACCGATAACTCAGGAAGAAAAGAAGAAGCTGGATACGATTCTCGACATTCCTGTTACTATTTCAATGGAAGTTGGCAGAAGCCGGATTAGCATACGGAATCTGCTACAATTGAACCAAGGGTCAGTAGTGGAATTAGATCGCGTAGCGGGTGAACCACTGGACGTCTTGGTAAATGGCACGTTGATTGCTCATGGAGAAGTAGTAGTAGTTAACGACAAATTCGGTATTCGGCTAACGGATGT